A single region of the Salvia miltiorrhiza cultivar Shanhuang (shh) chromosome 8, IMPLAD_Smil_shh, whole genome shotgun sequence genome encodes:
- the LOC130999812 gene encoding putative disease resistance protein RGA3, producing MEGGAAAAVEVLVQNLIDLCKKEISQIRDLKKDAAKLTKSLKTIQKFLNDAETRDITSEAVKEWLKNLEDVAFDADNVLDELNYHILSDQINPAEPQEEKIPSCFSRLSCFSCCKNLSRSRNVALKIKEINENLESINKEATDLGLNVKFAKEPTLVIASLETDSFSDDPVFIGRDDVKLEIVEMLTNSITTDKRKVSTISIVGMGGLGKTTLTRNVFNHMKDETRFGSHIWVHVSPNFDALTLFKKILKELNDQVEGENRQDILSKLQQALKNKTYLLVLDDVWNEDRSKWEEFMNSLLGVSSVKGNAIVVTTRSMKVATIVNPIHTHELEGLSEEECWSIIKVKTFGEGNVPSEFAAIGKNIARKCQGLPLAANVVGGVLRIKSEEKWRSVEEKWLSADEGGDNITNILRLSFDNLSLPSLKKCFTYCATFPKGSEIMKQELIEMWMAEGFLQADDMESVGEKFINVLLHNSLLQVSERDYFGNVKKCGMHDLVHDLACSVSSSFNSRRVRYKTLEEDESSRIPKEMAKSLRTLLLTSEGDISDINFSDFESLHVLSLLDSEVKELPSSIQKLIHLRDFDISKTEIEYLPDWIGEFFHLQTLRVSPWYLRKLPSTIKYLINLRHLYINDKVELPMGIGRLTSLQTLTHFPVGDENGCKIEELGSLINLKGELEIRNLERVHDKEEAGKADLFKKSKILKLCLKWKGGRREGGTYDEDVLEGLQPHSDLRELTIQRYKVKRFPLWTEKMSVRDAPQGSWVLLKKLMSLTLYWCEECEEIPMLGQLPNLKSLELKGLFNVKCIYSSFYGMVNKESGIAFPALEVLILWYMPKLAEWPEIEISDGSEVKLFPRLQHLEIYGCPQLKSVPMLGHLPNLKSLVLYQWLNLKCIDSSFYGMVNKDTRIVFPALERLELKDMPELAEWAEIEIWDGSEVKLFPHLKIFELDSCSQLMSVPSHVSSCLESLIIDGIGVECLPADWLLSNNETLSYVKIQKCPNLREIADRWGEEELEGRRFTITSLPIFPRLTFLDIEGVPKLSLETVDAMRRLEVNGYKRIEP from the coding sequence ACGACGCAGAGACGCGTGACATCACCAGCGAAGCTGTGAAGGAGTGGCTGAAGAATCTTGAAGACGTGGCTTTCGATGCTGACAATGTTTTGGATGAACTCAACTATCATATTCTCTCTGACCAGATCAATCCCGCCGAGCCTCAGGAGGAAAAGATACCATCATGCTTCTCACGCCTCTCATGCTTCTCATGCTGCAAGAATCTTTCACGTTCTCGAAATGTGGCTCttaaaatcaaagaaatcaaTGAGAATTTGGAGTCCATTAACAAAGAGGCCACCGATCTTGGCCTCAATGTGAAGTTTGCCAAAGAGCCCACTTTGGTTATTGCTTCTTTGGAAACTGATTCATTCAGTGATGATCCAGTTTTTATTGGAAGAGATGATGTTAAGTTGGAAATAGTTGAGATGCTTACCAATAGCATCACAACTGATAAACGCAAAGTTTCCACCATTTCCATTGTCGGGATGGGGGGATTGGGGAAGACGACATTGACTAGGAATGTCTTCAATCATATGAAGGATGAGACTCGGTTTGGATCACATATTTGGGTGCATGTTTCCCCAAATTTTGATGCATTAACTCTTTTCAAGAAAATTCTCAAAGAGTTGAATGATCAAGTTGAAGGTGAGAATAGGCAAGATATTCTTTCAAAGCTTCAACAagctttgaaaaataaaacatatcTTCTTGTACTTGATGATGTATGGAATGAAGATCGTTCCAAATGGGAAGAGTTTATGAATTCCTTGTTGGGAGTTAGTTCTGTTAAGGGAAATGCAATTGTTGTTACAACCAGAAGTATGAAGGTTGCTACAATTGTGAATCCAATTCATACACATGAGTTGGAAGGCTTATCAGAAGAAGAGTGTTGGTCGATAATCAAAGTTAAAACCTTTGGAGAAGGAAACGTTCCATCAGAATTTGCAGCCATTGGAAAAAATATTGCAAGAAAATGTCAAGGTTTGCCATTAGCTGCCAACGTAGTTGGGGGAGTGCTGCGCATTAAATCTGAGGAAAAATGGCGCTCAGTCGAGGAGAAATGGCTTTCAGCCGATGAAGGAGGAGATAATATCACAAACATACTGAGACTGAGCTTCGATAATTTGTCTTTGCCATCACTTAAGAAGTGCTTCACATACTGTGCGACGTTTCCTAAAGGCTCTGAAATCATGAAACAGGAACTGATTGAGATGTGGATGGCAGAAGGTTTTCTTCAAGCTGATGACATGGAGTCTGTGGGTGAAAAATTTATCAACGTCCTTCTGCACAACTCTTTACTGCAAGTTTCAGAGAGAGATTATTTTGGAAATGTAAAAAAGTGTGGCATGCACGATCTTGTGCACGATCTGGCTTGTTCTGTTTCAAGTTCCTTTAATAGCAGACGAGTTCGATACAAGACTCTCGAAGAAGACGAATCAAGTCGTATCCCAAAAGAAATGGCAAAATCTTTGCGTACATTACTACTAACATCGGAAGGTGATATTTCTGATATCAACTTCTCAGACTTCGAAAGTTTGCATGTTTTAAGTCTACTTGACTCTGAAGTTAAAGAGCTGCCAAGTTCGATTCAAAAGTTGATACATTTGAGAGATTTTGACATTTCAAAGACAGAAATTGAATATTTGCCGGATTGGATTGGTGAATTCTTTCACTTGCAGACGTTGAGAGTCTCACCATGGTATTTGAGAAAACTGCCAAGTACGATTAAGTACTTGATTAACTTGAGGCATCTTTATATTAATGATAAGGTAGAGTTGCCTATGGGAATTGGGAGATTAACTTCTCTCCAAACGCTAACCCACTTTCCAGTGGGTGACGAGAATGGCTGCAAAATTGAAGAGCTCGGAagtttgattaatcttaaagGAGAGTTAGAGATTCGGAATCTGGAAAGGGTTCATGACAAGGAAGAGGCTGGAAAAGCCGATTtattcaaaaagtcaaaaatattGAAGTTGTGTTTGAAATGGAAAGGAGGCAGAAGAGAAGGTGGAACATATGATGAGGATGTATTGGAAGGCCTTCAACCTCACTCAGATCTGAGGGAGTTAACTATCCAGCGATACAAAGTCAAAAGATTTCCATTATGGACTGAGAAGATGTCAGTTCGAGATGCGCCTCAAGGCTCTTGGGTGCTACTTAAAAAGTTAATGTCGTTAACACTCTATTGGTGCGAAGAATGTGAAGAGATCCCAATGTTGGGGCAGTTGCCCAATCTCAAGTCCCTTGAGTTGAAAGGATTGTTCAATGTGAAGTGTATATATTCATCATTCTATGGAATGGTGAACAAGGAGTCAGGCATTGCTTTTCCAGCTCTCGAAGTGCTCATATTGTGGTACATGCCTAAGCTGGCAGAGTGGCCAGAAATAGAAATTTCGGATGGAAGTGAAGTGAAGCTATTTCCTCGCCTCCAACATTTGGAAATTTATGGTTGCCCGCAATTGAAGAGTGTTCCAATGTTGGGGCACTTGCCCAATCTCAAGTCCCTTGTGTTGTATCAATGGTTGAATTTGAAGTGTATAGATTCATCATTCTACGGAATGGTGAACAAGGACACACGCATTGTTTTTCCAGCTCTCGAGAGGTTGGAATTGAAAGACATGCCTGAGCTGGCAGAGTGGGCAGAAATAGAAATTTGGGATGGAAGTGAAGTGAAGCTATTTCCTCACCTCAAAATTTTTGAACTTGATAGTTGCTCGCAATTGATGAGTGTTCCAAGTCATGTCTCGTCATGCCTTGAAAGTCTGATAATTGATGGGATCGGTGTGGAATGTCTCCCAGCTGATTGGTTATTGAGTAACAACGAGACTCTCTCTTATGTGAAAATACAGAAGTGCCCGAATTTGAGAGAAATAGCAGATAGGTGGGGAGAAGAAGAATTAGAAGGAAGAAGGTTCACAATCACATCCCTCCCTATATTCCCTCGTCTAACATTTTTGGATATTGAAGGCGTTCCTAAGTTAAGTTTGGAGACTGTGGATGCAATGCGGCGCCTCGAAGTTAATGGATACAAACGCATTGAGCCGTGA